A region of the Phoenix dactylifera cultivar Barhee BC4 chromosome 10, palm_55x_up_171113_PBpolish2nd_filt_p, whole genome shotgun sequence genome:
CCAAAAATTATTAaacttttttattaatttcaaaATTGTCGCATATAAATAGCCAAATTAAAGATGTcctttataatttttataatataattcaTATCAAgtcaattaataaatatatctaAAACTAATAACACCACTATAAAAGAAACtcaataattcaaaaataatgaTACAATCATCCAACAAACGCCAAtctaaattaaaaataagtcCAACTatatcagaaaaaaaatataatgataaatatttcaatacaaaaaaatttatgaaaaattcAATCCTTCATTTTGCCTTCAACATTTCACGAACATATTATAcctaagagaagaaaagaaaaaaaaagcttatTTCATAAgataatttataatataatttacTACCATTTATTTAACGtctataattttattaatatttataaatgTTCTAGAGATTATCTCAAGCAGTTCCCAATTTGGATTTATACTAAATATAGAATGTACTAAGAAAATTAATAATTGGATATGTTCCTTTTTCGAATTGGAAAATGTACCAATGACGAAAGCTAAATAGAAACCGAAcggtttttaattttaaaaattattatcgAAATCATCTCGATTTAATTTCTTTCTCAAACAAATTGAGATATAGATATGATTATACTAATATCTATTTATATCTATCTATTTTTGGCCATGCtggctttttttattttattttttttactcaaTGACTAAGATGAGTACTTCAATTTTTTCCTtccagaatttttttaaaaaaaaaaacaaaaataggaGTAACTAGTTGCTCCATCCATCATAGGCGGATCCTGCATGCTGTGGCTCAGGTGGGGTCGTCCTAATCTCCGGGACGCGTCCTACCGTATCACCCATTTTTATAGATACGCTGGATTTATAAAACGTTGGTCATTAAGAGCACGAGAACGGATTAGGATTGTTAATTAAGATGCGATAGTTTTAGAATATGGATGGAACGAAGCAGACAGAGAGAGGAGAGCAAGAGCAGGTACGGTAGGTGCGGCATTGACCAGACCAAACCAAAACGTTGCGAAACACTTTCCAtcccctttcctttcctttccccGGTACGCATGCCTATATAATCACCACCAGCCTTGTTCCCCTCCAGCTTCGGAAAGGCCTCCCTCTCCTCAGCTCAAACCACCCACCATCCTCTCATCTCcttttcctccctctctttctctctctctctctctctctctttttctcccccCGCTATTCAATTCCAGTAATAGCGCGTCCGATCACATTTAACCCGACAGCGATGGCGGCGATCCAGCCTCTCCCTCTACCCACTACCAGCAGCCTCGGAACCTTAACCCACCAATCCCTTTCGGTACCGCCGATTCCCAGAAGACTACCCCAACCCGCCCTCCGCTTCCGACGCCACCTCGTCGAATGCATCACCCACCGCCCGGAGATCTCCGGCGCCGGCTGCTCTTTCTTCCACGGCGCCGTCGGACCCAGCCTCGCCGACTGGAAGAGCACCTGCGCCATCCTTTCCGCCGTTGGTAGGGGGGAGGTGGACAACCACCACCACGAGGCAAACCCGGTCCCCGCGGTCGTCAACGGCCACGAGTCCGCCGCGGCCGCCACTCTGGATGTGGTGCAGCTCCCGCGGCCGCTGACGATCGCGGACCTGGCCCCGACCCCGATGCACGGGTCCCGGCTCCGCGTGGCCTACCAGGGCGTCCCGGGGGCGTACAGCGAGGCGGCCGCGGGCAAGGCGTACCCGGAGTGCGAGGCCATCCCCTGCGACCAGTTCGAGACGGCCTTCCAGGCGCTGCAGCTCTGGATCGCCGACCGCGCGGTCCTTCCCGTGGAGAACTCCCTCGGCGGCAGCATCCACCGAAACTACGACCTCCTCCTCCGGCATCACCTCCACATCGTGGGGGAGGTCCAGCTGCCGGTGCACCACTGCCTGATGGCCCTCCCGGGGGTCCGGCGGGAGTGCCTGACCCGGGTGCTGAGCCACCCGCAGGCCCTGGCCCAGTGCGAGCTCACCCTCAGCGGCATGGGCCTCAACGTGTCCCGCGAGGCCTTCCCCGACACCGCCGGCGCCGCCGAGTGCGTGGCTGCCAACGGGCTCCGGGACGCGGCGGCTATCGCGTCGGCCCGGGCGGCGGAGCTGTACGGGCTGGAGGTGCTGGCGGACGGGATACAGGACGACCCGAGCAACGTGACCCGGTTCGTGATGCTGTCCCGGGAGCCCATCATTCCGCGGACCGACCGGCCCTTCAAGACCAGTATCGTGTTCGCCCAAGACGGGGAAGGCACCTCCGTGCTCTTCAAGGTCCTCTCCGCCTTCGCTTTCCGGAACATCTCCCTCACCAAGATCGAGAGCCGCCCCCACCGGAACCGGCCCATCCGGATCGTGGACGAAGCCGACGGCGGCACGGCCAAGCACTTCGACTACATGTTCTACGTCGACTTCCAGGCGTCGCTGGCGGAGGCGCGGGCGCAGAACGCGCTCGGGGAGGTACAAGAGTTCACCTCCTTCCTCCGCGTCCTCGGCAGCTACCCCATGGACATGACACCCTGGCCGCGGGCCCACAACGACGACGACGGCGCCGATCATGCTTCCAATCTCTCCTCCCAGTCCCGGTGAATCAACCACCTACCGGTCATCCTAACTACAGACCAGCCTGAATCCGTTCGTTCGTGTCCTTCATCAGAACGGCCCGTCCATCGATCCATCCATTCCCAGCGTGGGGCGGCTGGTGATGGACGGCCGTGATCCTTGGCATCTCCCTCCTCTCCCGCAACCCTCCAATCAGGAGAAAGGTTGGCAAGATCGCGAAGCGCCAAGTGTAGTTGACTGCGCCTGTGGCCTGGTCTTATCGGTTGGATGGCTGTAATGTTTtcttttgcatttttttattattcgtCCAAGTGCATTGAACTCTGCAGGAAGCAATGTCGTGTCTTTTGTGTCCATTTTGTTTATGATCGTTATGATCATAAAATTAAACACCAGTTTTGCTTCATCATGATTTATCGTACCATGAATTCTACTTGTACGACGACATTCTTGTGCACCATGAGCAAGGCCGGTGCCGTTGCTGTGCACCTAAATATTCCTAGCACAAGATCGCGGGGTTTACTTCTTTGGCGGACAATAATATTAAGATGCGTCTGttctcaaataatactttaatTAGTCGTATAATCTACAATAAAATAATATCTTATTATTACTACCAAtacttaaattaattttatctcttcctcagatcagatcgggtcggatctactgttataatttttgacccaacagaTCATTCAGATTGGGTCGAGTCCATATATAGCCCAAACTCAACCTAAAAAATTTGGGTTCGATTCGGATCTAGGTCGGGTCTAGTTCGGGTCAACCCATCCATGGCTTCAAAACTTGTATTTGCACCCCCGCGGGGTGTAACCTGCGagcccaaataattttacagattcagATCGAGCCGGGTCGAGTTGTAGGAttcaaaatctaaaattatcaaaatttcaaatgggtTAGATTTTAATTCAGTAAACTTAGAACCGGCCCCACGGGTCCTTCAAAATAGGTCAAATCTAAGTGGGTCAGGTCGAGTCATGGGTCAACCCGACTTATTCACAGCTTTAATAGTGAGGTTAAATAGGTAAATTTGTCCATTTTCCAAAAATACGTGTCTTCAAACCCTAATAAGCAATCAAACACCATCTTCTagtttgtatcaaaaaaaaaaaaaacatctccTAAAATCTTACGAGCATCCTAACATTTCTAATAAAAGTTTATGAAACAAAAATTAGCTTTGAAACCAAAAAATCAGGTTTCATATATGTCTAAAACTAAAACCAAGTTTCACCAAAATCCATTTCAAATGGGGGATTAGGGGACTTATGAGTCTAtgcgggcatgtatttagttccaTCTTAATTATGTATAAAGAAGATTGTGGATGTATATAGAgccaagaaactcaaataacacCTTCTAAATAGCCATTTTAGTATGGTcatggattgttacaaatgatattagAGTGAACTCAGTTCATGATCTATGTTGATCAATGGATATTGCGGCTGGATCCTTTTAGGATTGACCATTGGTTGAATGTAGTATTTGTGATTGGATCTGATTGGATTTGTCCCTTAGTTTGGAAAGAACACTAGGTCTTAAGTAGACAAGTAGGTAAGGACTCATGTAAGCATGTGTTCAGTCACACATTGATTATACATGAGGTAGATATTAAGTACATATACGGTGCTaaagaatctaaataatatcttcaaaCTCGtctttttaggtgaggtcctcgATTATTATAAATAGTACTAGAGCTTATGCGGCTCGTGGTTTATGTCGACATAGTTGCAATGTGGGTCATTTTAGGGCTAATTGTGGGTCAATCATCGTGTTTATGATTAGAACTAATTAgattttgatccttaatctggCGAGAACACTAGAGTTTAAATGAAGGAAGTACAGGCATTGTTTAATCTCTTATCAATTATATAATGGAGAGATCTTGTGTGCCAATATAGGactaagaaattcaaaaaatatcttctaactagcttttttggatgagattttggGATGTTATGAGACTAGCCTTTTTTTTGTCATTTATGAGAAGTGGCACTCAAATATGATTCCATGAATGGATGAGTAGGATGTACTTCGAAGCATGATGATGGATAGGCATTGGAGATCAAATGTAATTTAATTATTTGACCAcacaaatattaaaaaaattaaatacatagACATAGTTGAGGCCTTTTGAGGAAGAAGACGGCGGCAAAAcaatcctcttttttttaataaaaaaaccaTAACATCAAAGCCACTAGTCCCTATATAATAAGAAAATCCAGAGCCATTTGATCCTATAATACACCCAACACAAAACACCAAACAACAAccaataaaaaacaaaataaatacctTTCGTAATTTGGTTTACTAACTTGTACATTGTCTTCCTTAAACCAAATTCTTCAAACTCGATCATACTAATCATCTTCTTAAGCTTCAGAAAAACATATGCTTTTAATTGTTTTGCGAAAATATCTACGATTTGATCTACAAATGAGCAAAATTCAATCACAATTTCCTTTTCCTTTATTAAATCTTGAATGCAATGAAACTTGATATAAATATACTTGTTGAGACCATGAAACACAGGATTTTCTATCAACATGATTGTAgacttgttatcacaaaattTTTTTGTAAGTATGTCTTAATGACGGTGCAACTCTCCAAGTATTCTACGTAACCATATTGCTTAAGTTGCACTATGTGTTGCTTCTTTGGTAACCAAGAAAATATTCCTGACACAAGATGGAAAGCATGACTCAATGTACTTTTCTGCTTTTCAATTTTATCTACACAATCACTATCTTTATATCCAACCAATTCCATACTATTGGCACATGAATAAAAAAATACCGTCACTTTGCATTCCTTTgagatattttaaaatatgcttTGCTGCTTGCAAGTGGGATTGATGTGGAGTCTTCATAAATCTGCTTATAATTCTAACACCATATATGTTATCAGGCTTAGTAAAAGTCAAATACCTTAAAATTCCTACtaatcttttaaaatttttaggatCTACCAATTCACTTGCATCGTCTTTTACCACCTTCAATCTTTCTTCAATTAGAGTTAAAACCAGCTTGCATGATTCCATCTTGAATCTCTTCAAAATGTCACTAGTatatttctatttgcaaaataaatataccATCATCTGTTTGAACTATCTCGATGCCAAGAAAATACAACGTCAAACTTATATTTGTCATGTCAAATGGAGCAATTATAGCCTTCCTAAATTATGCCATCAATTTCAGATTATTGCTAGTATAAATCAAGTCATCCACTTATAAACACATAATAACAACATCACCTTGTGAATTAGATCAAAATATTATGCCCATAAGGACATCCACTAAATCCatgttcaataaaatatgaGTCGATGTACGTATATGTACCGTGCTCTagatgcttgcttcaatccatacgAAGCTTCTTCAACCGctaaactttattttcttcccATTTCTTCATATAACCCGAGGGCTGTTCAACATAAACTTCCTCTTCTATCATGCCATTCAAGAAAGTAGATTGCATATccattcaaaatatttttcaacAATTATGAACAGCAAGGAAATTAATCATACGTAATGTATCAAGTCTAGCAATAGGAGCAAACACTTCAAAGTAATCAATACCTAATTTTTGCTTGTACCCGTTAGCTACCAACTGAGCCTTGAAATAGTCTCTCTCTCCATTCGGCTTGAAATTTGTCTTTCATACCTATTTAACATCAATTGGTTTCTTACCACTTGAAAGAGTAGCAAGATCACATGTGTTTCTTTTTAGTTGAATGAATTTCTTTATCCATCGCTTGAATCCAATAATCATCACAAATTGCTTTGTCATATGTCAATAGATCACAATCTACAATTGAAGCAAAATTATCCAATTCATCATCAAATGGATCATGAATATTACCAACAACAAAATCATGCAAATGAGAAGGTAGACAACGCTAGCATTGTGCACGACTAGACAATTCTGCAGGAATAGACACTATATGCAATAGAACCGAAGCACTTGTACCCTGCACACCTTGTTCTTCGATATACCTTTCATAATTTGTATTAGCTACCACAAACGATTGAGATGACTACTTCTTTTTAATGGACCAATTCCAAGTAGCTTTCTCATAAAAAATGACATCACGGCTAATGATCATTTTCTCATTCTTTGGATTATATGACTTATAACCCTTTGTCTCATGACTGCagctaataaaaatatatttttttgctttATCATCAAATTTCTTCTTCAACGCATTTGGCACATGTGCATAGGTGATGCAACCAAATACCCTTAAGTGTTTAATATCAAGTTTCCTTCACATCTATATTTTTTATGGAGTTTTTCCCTGTATGTCTCTAGTGGGCACCTATTCAAAATATAAACAACACAAGCAATAGCTTCAACCCAAAAACCTTTTTGCAAATTTTTATAATGTAACATGCATCCAACCATATATCCGCCACTCAATTTTTTCGAGGAGTATAACCGGCAATTAACTGATGCTCAATACCATATTTCTTCAAAAAATCATGACAAATAGTATACTTAGTGCCTTTATCAATTctcaaaattttaataaaatgccCACTTTGCTTTTCAACATAagccaaaaaaattttaaatgcaTCACATGCTTCAGATTTTTTGCTTCAAAAAACAAATCTATATCTTTCTActgaaatcatcaataaatgaaataaaatatctgCTACCACAAATCAAACAAAACCTACACAGAGCATAAATCTGAATAAATGAGTTCAAGCAGCCTCTTGGCTCTCAAAGTTTTTTCTTTAGGAAAGACATCCCTATGCTTCTTCCTTAAAATACAAGTCTCACAAAGATTATTCGGACAATCAATATACAGTAGCCCTAAAACTAACTTCTTACTagtaagaaattttagattacGAAAATTTGAGTGTCCAAAACATAGGAGCCACAACCAATTATCAAGTAAGGCATTGTAAACCTCCACAATTAATATTTAATGGGAATAAAAGATTTTGATACATATTTACCTTTGCTATCAATCCTTTTTTATTAATGCTGATGGTACAAATACTCCTGTTGATATCCATGTTATAGCCCTTTTTTGCAAGCTGCCCTACACTCACTCCAGAAAAATTCACTTTTTCTAACACACTTTACAACTTTTAG
Encoded here:
- the LOC120112105 gene encoding arogenate dehydratase 1-like — its product is MAAIQPLPLPTTSSLGTLTHQSLSVPPIPRRLPQPALRFRRHLVECITHRPEISGAGCSFFHGAVGPSLADWKSTCAILSAVGRGEVDNHHHEANPVPAVVNGHESAAAATLDVVQLPRPLTIADLAPTPMHGSRLRVAYQGVPGAYSEAAAGKAYPECEAIPCDQFETAFQALQLWIADRAVLPVENSLGGSIHRNYDLLLRHHLHIVGEVQLPVHHCLMALPGVRRECLTRVLSHPQALAQCELTLSGMGLNVSREAFPDTAGAAECVAANGLRDAAAIASARAAELYGLEVLADGIQDDPSNVTRFVMLSREPIIPRTDRPFKTSIVFAQDGEGTSVLFKVLSAFAFRNISLTKIESRPHRNRPIRIVDEADGGTAKHFDYMFYVDFQASLAEARAQNALGEVQEFTSFLRVLGSYPMDMTPWPRAHNDDDGADHASNLSSQSR